The segment CTCGATCGCCGCCGTCTCGTCGTAGCCCGTGATCACGGGCTCCATCTCGCCCTTCAGCAGTTTGAACGCCACCTCGTCCTCGGACATCTCCATCGAGTTGTGGTACGTCCCGTCGGGGTCGACGAGGAGGTACACCGTTCCCTGATCGTGGTAGTCCGGGCGGCCGGCTCGGCCGAGCATCTGCTCGAACTCCTGGACGTTGAGCCACTCGATCCCCATCGCCAGCGAGTCGAAGATTACCTGCGAGGCGGGGAAGTCGACCCCGGCGGCGAGCGCGGCGGTCGTGACGACGGCGGCGAGCTCCTGCTCGCCGAACTGGCGCTCGACGCGCTTTCGTTGGCCGTAGTCGAGCCCGGCGTGGTACGGCGCGGACTCGTAGTCGAGTCGCCGCGAGATCTCGTGACAGCGCCGCCGGGAGTTCGTGAAGACGATCGTCTGTCCGCGATACCCCTTCGAGGACTTCGCGTCGAACGCCCGGCGGACGAGCTTGTTCTCGATGTCGACCTTCTCGCTCCCGTCGGCGAAGGTGACGTGGCGCTCGATCGGGACCGGCCGTTCCTCGAACTCGATCAGCTGGGCGTCCAGTTGTCCGGCGAGTTCGGGCGCGTTGCCGACGGTCGCCGACAGGTACACCCACTGGGTGTCCGAGCCGGCCGTCTCGCAGTAGTGTTTCAACCGGGAGACGAGCCCGTCGAGGCGGTGTCCGCGCTCCTCCTCACCGAGGGTGTGGACCTCGTCGATGACGACGCTGCCGATGTCGCCGAGGTCCTTGCCGGTCCGGAGCGCGTGGTCGATCCCTTCGTAGGTGCCGACGATCACGTCGGCGTCCGGGTCGAACCGGTTGCCGTCGTCGCGAATGCGCGAGGCTCCGACCCGGATCGTCACGTCGAGGACGTCGCCGTAGTCGGCCTCGAAGTCCTCGTGTTTCTGGTTCGCCAAGGCGACGAGCGGGACGAGAAACAGCATCTTCCCCTCGCCCTTCAGCGCGCGATCGATCCCGGCGAGCTCGCCGACGAGCGTCTTGCCGGTCGCCGTCGCGCTCACGACGAGCTGGTCGCGCCCCTCGAGGAGGCCGTTTCTGACGGCGAGACTCTGCACCGGGAGCAGCTCGTCGAACGCCTGAAGCCGCGACTTCAACTCGCCGTGGACGTCGAGATCCCGCGTCGAGACGAGGTCGATCTCGTCGGTCGTCGCGCTGATCTCGTCGAACTTCGTCAGATCGGGATCGAGCTGTCCCGACAGGAGGTTGGCGACCCGTTCGAGGTCGCCCACCTCCAGGAGGAGCTCCTCCAGTCGGCCGCGAGCCCCCGAACGGAGCCCGCGGTAGTTCGCCTCCCGCTCTAGTTCCCGCTTCGCGCAGTCCGGGCAGATATACTCGTCGTCGGCTTTGATCGCCGTCTCGGAGGTCAGCGGCGAGTACCGACCCTTCCCCGCACAGACCCGACACGTCCGGACCTGCTTGGCGTCGAGCTGGTAGCCGGCCAACATCGCTTCGATCTCCTCGCGGCCCGCTCGTGGGGTCTGCTCGGAGATCCGTATCCGTGAGGCGCGCCGAGCCATCTCGACGAACTGCTCGGGCCGCCGCGGGATCTCGTCGTCACCGTCTTTGATTCGAAACCGTCCCGGTCGCGGTCCGGCGTCAGTCTCCTTCAGATCGAGCCGCCCATGGAGCAGTCGCTCGCCGTCACGGCGGACGACGACGGCGTACTCGCCGTCGCCCCCGTGGAGGAACAGCGTCCCCACCTCTGCGACCTGTTTCGACACGTGTCACCGTAGTGTATCGTGGTATTTCAGGGGTTCGGCTCCGGATTCGACGTTCGGACGTTGGCGTCACGATACCGCGACGCACGTCACCGCGAAAACCCCTCGTCGAGGTCCGACGTGGCGTACACGCCGGCTCGCCAAGCCGTGTCGACGGCGGCCGTCACGACGAGCCCGACGACGCCGACCCCACCGGCGAGCGTCGCGGACGATACGACTCCCGCGCCTAGCGTCGAGCCGAGCGCGACGCCGAGCCCCCACGCGACGGCGACGAGCGTCGCTGTCGCGCCGACCCCGACGAACTGAACCTGACGCCGCCCGGGTTCCGGGACGACTCGGTTCGCCCGCTCGACCGCGAACGGCAGCGTCGGGGCGTCGAGCGCGATCGCCGGGACGACGAACGCGTCACAGCCGACCGCGACCTCCACGGCCGACACGTCGTCCTCGGTGAGCAGTCGCTCGGCCAGCGGACCGACCGCGAGGCGGGTCTTCACCCACCGATACAGCGGTTCGGCCCGCGAGGCGACCCGGCGGGCGGTTTCGGCTCCCGTCGGCGGCCGCCCCCGATGCGTCCCGCCGACTGCGTGGGCGATGGCCACGCTACACGGCAGCCAGACCGCACCGCAGACCGCGAGGACGGCTGTTGAGCCAAGCGCCCACGCCAGCACCGATCCCAGTCCGTCGAGAACGGTCGGGTCCGTGAGGGTCGTCCATGTGGTGACGGCGCGAACCAATCGCCATCCGGTAGCGACGACACCCCCGACGGCGGCGGCTCCGAGAAGCGTCCACGCGAGCGCGACCGGGGAGCCGACGTACGCACGGACACCCGTTGTCATACCCGAGGCGTCGACGCGAGCGAACAAAAAGGGTGTCAGAACTCGTCGTCCGGCGTCGGCACGCCCTCGTCGGGCGCGTCGAGTTCGTCGAAGGTCTCTCGGAGGTCTCGGATCCGGTCCCGGATGTCGGCGGCGAGTTCGAACTCGAGGTTCGCAGCGGCC is part of the Natronomonas salsuginis genome and harbors:
- a CDS encoding DEAD/DEAH box helicase: MSKQVAEVGTLFLHGGDGEYAVVVRRDGERLLHGRLDLKETDAGPRPGRFRIKDGDDEIPRRPEQFVEMARRASRIRISEQTPRAGREEIEAMLAGYQLDAKQVRTCRVCAGKGRYSPLTSETAIKADDEYICPDCAKRELEREANYRGLRSGARGRLEELLLEVGDLERVANLLSGQLDPDLTKFDEISATTDEIDLVSTRDLDVHGELKSRLQAFDELLPVQSLAVRNGLLEGRDQLVVSATATGKTLVGELAGIDRALKGEGKMLFLVPLVALANQKHEDFEADYGDVLDVTIRVGASRIRDDGNRFDPDADVIVGTYEGIDHALRTGKDLGDIGSVVIDEVHTLGEEERGHRLDGLVSRLKHYCETAGSDTQWVYLSATVGNAPELAGQLDAQLIEFEERPVPIERHVTFADGSEKVDIENKLVRRAFDAKSSKGYRGQTIVFTNSRRRCHEISRRLDYESAPYHAGLDYGQRKRVERQFGEQELAAVVTTAALAAGVDFPASQVIFDSLAMGIEWLNVQEFEQMLGRAGRPDYHDQGTVYLLVDPDGTYHNSMEMSEDEVAFKLLKGEMEPVITGYDETAAIEETLANITVAGRKAKRLNDRMVGEVPTKHALGKLIEYEFIDGFEPTPLGRAITEHFLEPSEAFFMLDAIRSGESPDEIVAGIELRDEDR